One Kitasatospora sp. MAP12-44 DNA segment encodes these proteins:
- a CDS encoding IS982 family transposase encodes MKTDLDSLPTALYVKTDDLLKESPYLAPCRPVVGIAPRLSDAELVTLAMMQAMLGFTSEARWLRHARVNMRHLFPYLPQQPGYNKRLRKAADLIRRVTRTLARDTTLWSDDVWVVDSTPVECGRSRETVKRSDLAGWAQYGYCASHSRYFWGLRLHLVCTLHGLPVAFALTGAKADERETLLDLLAVEPQLTAERHGQTLIGDKNYFGHEFEQQLAKLGMRLLRPARKGEAERPGSQLFKPLRQVIESINETFKGQLDLERHRGRTPGGVAVRVLQRILALTAAIWHNDHTGQPVMRTLTAYDH; translated from the coding sequence GTGAAGACAGACTTGGACTCCCTCCCGACCGCACTCTACGTCAAGACCGACGACTTGCTGAAGGAATCACCGTACCTCGCCCCCTGCCGGCCCGTGGTGGGCATCGCGCCGCGGCTCAGCGACGCGGAGCTGGTGACCTTGGCGATGATGCAGGCGATGCTCGGCTTCACCTCCGAGGCCCGCTGGCTGCGGCACGCCCGCGTCAACATGCGGCACCTGTTCCCCTATCTGCCCCAGCAGCCCGGCTATAACAAGCGGCTACGCAAGGCCGCCGACCTCATCCGCCGCGTCACCCGCACGCTGGCCCGTGACACCACACTGTGGAGCGACGACGTGTGGGTTGTGGACTCCACCCCGGTGGAATGCGGTCGTTCCCGCGAGACCGTCAAACGCTCCGACCTGGCCGGATGGGCCCAGTACGGTTACTGCGCCAGCCACAGCCGCTACTTCTGGGGACTGCGGCTGCACCTCGTCTGCACCCTGCACGGCCTGCCCGTCGCCTTCGCGCTGACCGGCGCCAAGGCCGACGAGCGCGAAACCCTGCTGGACCTGCTCGCGGTCGAGCCCCAGCTCACCGCCGAGCGCCATGGCCAGACACTGATCGGCGACAAGAACTACTTCGGCCACGAGTTCGAACAGCAACTGGCCAAGCTCGGCATGCGGCTACTGCGGCCCGCCCGCAAGGGCGAGGCCGAGCGGCCCGGATCACAGCTCTTCAAGCCGCTGCGGCAGGTCATCGAGTCGATCAACGAGACCTTCAAGGGCCAACTCGACCTCGAACGACACCGCGGCCGCACCCCTGGCGGCGTGGCCGTCCGCGTTCTCCAGCGCATCCTCGCGCTCACCGCCGCGATCTGGCACAACGACCACACTGGTCAGCCGGTCATGCGCACACTGACTGCGTACGACCACTGA